In Candidatus Methylomirabilota bacterium, the following are encoded in one genomic region:
- a CDS encoding response regulator, with protein MAKILLAEDEKQIGDMVAFKLTNSGHQVLRARDGEEALTLATGERPDLVILDVMMPVLNGFEVLRRLKADPELSAIPVIMLTAKGRERDVLAGLSAGAVDYIVKPFSLKELTARIDAALRKV; from the coding sequence ATGGCCAAGATCCTGCTGGCCGAGGACGAGAAGCAGATCGGGGACATGGTGGCGTTCAAGCTGACCAACAGCGGCCACCAGGTCCTCCGGGCCCGCGACGGCGAGGAGGCCCTCACCCTCGCCACCGGGGAGCGGCCCGACCTCGTGATCCTGGACGTGATGATGCCCGTGCTCAACGGCTTCGAGGTGCTGCGGCGGCTCAAAGCCGATCCGGAGCTCTCGGCCATTCCGGTCATCATGCTCACCGCCAAGGGTCGCGAGCGCGACGTCCTGGCCGGCCTCTCGGCGGGGGCCGTCGACTACATCGTCAAGCCCTTCAGCCTCAAGGAGCTGACGGCCCGCATCGACGCCGCCCTCCGCAAGGTCTAA